In one Pseudarthrobacter oxydans genomic region, the following are encoded:
- a CDS encoding PrpF domain-containing protein, with the protein MFRIPAAWMRGGTSKCWVFEWDNLQVPGKSVDEVLLRLFGSPDNRQIDGVGGGTSTTSKAVILSRSASAEADVDYTFAQVAVEEHRVDWGSNCGNCSAVVAPYAIDRGWVDAGQETTSVRTLNTNTDQLILQKVSTPDGRLQETGTLMIPGVPFPGLSVGMGFFDPAGRTTGKLFPTGEPVEKVTFDGREIPATLIDAGAPLIILEAASVGLTGNETAGEIDGQAELLVHLDDVRRDAAVRMGLAATRAEAERAIPKLALVARPSSDEGADLVVRMLSMGKLHPALAITGSVALTMAAQHEGTVVRDLISTDASSGLAMRTPAGLVQTWAETRDGVPVVGTLRSARRLADAELLLPETW; encoded by the coding sequence ATGTTTAGAATCCCAGCAGCGTGGATGCGGGGCGGAACCAGTAAGTGCTGGGTGTTCGAATGGGACAACCTCCAAGTCCCCGGAAAGAGCGTTGACGAAGTCCTCCTTCGGCTGTTCGGCAGCCCGGACAACCGCCAGATTGACGGCGTGGGCGGGGGAACCTCCACGACCAGCAAGGCTGTGATCCTTTCCCGCTCAGCCAGCGCCGAGGCAGACGTTGACTACACCTTCGCCCAGGTGGCCGTCGAGGAGCACAGGGTTGACTGGGGAAGCAACTGCGGCAACTGCTCAGCGGTGGTGGCACCGTACGCAATCGATCGGGGCTGGGTTGATGCCGGCCAGGAAACGACATCCGTGCGGACGCTGAACACGAACACCGACCAGCTCATCCTGCAGAAGGTTTCCACCCCGGACGGCAGGCTCCAGGAGACCGGTACCCTCATGATTCCGGGCGTTCCGTTCCCGGGGCTGTCCGTGGGCATGGGTTTCTTCGATCCTGCAGGACGGACAACCGGGAAGCTCTTCCCGACCGGAGAGCCGGTGGAGAAGGTGACGTTCGACGGGCGGGAAATCCCTGCCACCCTGATTGATGCCGGTGCGCCGCTGATCATCCTGGAGGCTGCTTCCGTGGGACTCACCGGGAATGAGACAGCCGGGGAGATCGATGGCCAGGCTGAACTCCTCGTGCACCTGGACGACGTGCGGCGGGACGCAGCGGTTCGAATGGGCCTGGCCGCCACGAGGGCCGAAGCCGAGCGTGCGATTCCGAAGCTCGCGCTGGTGGCCCGGCCGTCCTCGGATGAGGGAGCCGACCTGGTGGTCCGGATGCTGTCAATGGGCAAGCTCCACCCGGCGCTGGCGATCACCGGAAGCGTCGCCCTGACTATGGCTGCACAGCATGAAGGCACCGTGGTGCGGGACCTGATCTCCACCGACGCTTCTTCCGGGCTCGCCATGCGGACTCCTGCGGGCCTCGTCCAAACCTGGGCCGAGACCCGCGACGGTGTCCCGGTTGTGGGCACCCTCCGAAGTGCCCGCCGCTTGGCCGATGCAGAACTGTTGCTGCCAGAGACCTGGTAA
- a CDS encoding universal stress protein — protein MTVLVAYAPAPEGREALTEGIKEAHLRKSDLLIVNVGRGHHDLDDHEIAELEGKLSDAGLALTVESSVLADPGDAVIQIAQDRDVEMVVIGLRHRSMVGKLILGSTVQRILLDATCPVLAVRADRL, from the coding sequence ATGACGGTACTCGTGGCCTATGCGCCCGCCCCCGAAGGACGGGAAGCACTCACGGAGGGCATCAAGGAAGCGCACCTGCGAAAGTCGGATCTGCTGATTGTCAATGTGGGCCGGGGACACCATGACCTCGACGATCACGAGATTGCGGAACTGGAAGGCAAGCTGTCCGATGCCGGGCTTGCCCTCACTGTCGAATCCTCCGTTTTGGCCGACCCGGGAGATGCAGTGATCCAGATTGCGCAGGACCGCGACGTCGAAATGGTAGTCATCGGCCTGCGGCACCGCTCCATGGTGGGCAAGCTCATTTTGGGAAGCACCGTTCAGCGGATCCTCCTGGACGCCACTTGCCCCGTGCTCGCCGTGCGGGCCGACAGGCTGTAG
- a CDS encoding tripartite tricarboxylate transporter permease: protein MLDSAMAALASLADPSLLIMLLIGTVAGLIMGLIPGLGGTGAVAILLPITFGMEPPQALALLIGALAVVHTSDTVSAVLLGAPGSASASVTMLDGYSMAKKGQAARALTLAFLSSMAGGIIGAIGLTLAIPLARPLVLSFASPELFMLTVLGVALAAVLSRGNIIKGVSAGLLGLVLGMVGTSPTTAEERFTFGSLFLGDGLSLVAVALGIFGLAEIASRASQRRGQRETITLGGGWGQGIREWLSHWTQVIRGALIGIWAGVLPGVGATAGTWLAYGQAVATAKDKRQFGKGDPRGIVGPESANNSVEAGDLIPTLLFGIPGGVPSAMLLGMLLTYGIQPGPSIITEHLDLMYLIVWSFAIASILGALFCFLSVKQLAKLTKVPFAVLAAGLVAVMLLGSFQEGGQLGDLWVMIILGVFGWLLKSTGFPRAPFLIGFVLAIPLERYYFLTDSLYEGFDWMARPGVLVFLAILVLPMMWAFVKFIRARRQTNLDDGHRDEQPEDDEAPLKNSTWSLAASGIFAVAFAAALISSASFSPEARLVPQLVSIGGLAFSGILLFTEIRARVRTRADRAGWTLDAGFALKTFAWMTGFLALTAVFGYLVAVTVFIPAFLLVVARARLKVAVIYTGVLYVVLLALPSLLPIDLPQGWLNTLV, encoded by the coding sequence ATGCTTGACTCCGCAATGGCAGCGCTGGCATCCCTCGCTGATCCCTCCCTCCTCATCATGCTCCTGATCGGCACCGTAGCCGGCCTCATCATGGGCCTCATCCCGGGGCTGGGCGGCACCGGCGCCGTCGCAATCCTCCTGCCCATCACTTTCGGCATGGAACCGCCCCAGGCGCTGGCCCTCCTGATTGGAGCCCTCGCCGTCGTCCATACTTCAGACACCGTTTCCGCCGTGCTGCTCGGCGCACCCGGATCCGCGTCTGCGAGCGTGACCATGCTGGACGGTTACTCCATGGCCAAGAAAGGACAGGCAGCCCGTGCCCTGACGCTGGCGTTCCTCTCGTCAATGGCCGGAGGCATCATCGGCGCAATCGGCCTGACCCTGGCGATACCGCTTGCCCGGCCTCTCGTGCTCTCCTTCGCCAGCCCGGAACTGTTCATGCTGACCGTCCTGGGCGTAGCCCTGGCCGCAGTCCTTTCGCGGGGAAACATCATCAAGGGTGTCTCCGCCGGACTCCTTGGCCTGGTCCTCGGCATGGTGGGAACCTCACCCACCACGGCCGAGGAACGCTTCACGTTCGGCAGCCTGTTCCTCGGCGACGGCCTGTCGCTCGTGGCCGTTGCCCTGGGAATCTTCGGCCTGGCCGAAATCGCATCACGTGCAAGCCAGCGGCGCGGACAAAGGGAAACAATAACCCTCGGCGGCGGCTGGGGCCAAGGCATCCGGGAATGGCTCAGCCACTGGACCCAGGTCATCCGCGGAGCGCTCATCGGCATCTGGGCCGGCGTCCTCCCCGGCGTCGGTGCCACCGCAGGAACCTGGCTGGCCTACGGACAGGCCGTTGCCACCGCCAAGGACAAGCGCCAGTTCGGCAAGGGCGATCCGCGCGGAATCGTCGGCCCCGAAAGCGCCAACAACTCCGTGGAGGCCGGCGACCTGATCCCCACCCTTCTCTTCGGCATCCCCGGCGGCGTACCCTCCGCGATGCTCCTCGGAATGCTCCTCACATACGGCATCCAGCCCGGTCCTTCGATCATCACCGAGCACCTGGACCTGATGTACCTGATCGTCTGGTCCTTCGCCATCGCATCCATTCTCGGAGCGCTCTTCTGCTTCCTCAGCGTCAAGCAGCTGGCAAAGCTGACTAAGGTCCCCTTCGCCGTCCTGGCCGCGGGACTCGTGGCCGTTATGCTCCTCGGCTCATTCCAGGAGGGCGGCCAGCTGGGCGACCTCTGGGTGATGATCATTTTGGGCGTCTTTGGCTGGCTGCTGAAGTCCACCGGGTTCCCGCGGGCGCCCTTCCTCATCGGCTTCGTGTTGGCAATCCCGCTGGAACGCTATTACTTCCTCACAGACAGCCTGTACGAAGGCTTCGACTGGATGGCCCGGCCCGGTGTCCTGGTCTTCCTGGCGATCCTGGTCCTTCCGATGATGTGGGCCTTCGTCAAGTTCATCCGCGCCCGCCGCCAGACCAACCTCGACGACGGGCACAGGGATGAGCAGCCCGAGGACGACGAAGCGCCCCTGAAGAACTCGACCTGGTCCCTGGCAGCATCCGGCATCTTCGCCGTCGCGTTTGCCGCAGCCCTCATATCATCGGCGTCCTTCTCACCCGAGGCCAGGCTCGTCCCCCAGCTGGTGAGCATCGGCGGACTGGCCTTCTCCGGGATCCTCCTCTTCACCGAAATTCGGGCAAGGGTCCGCACGAGGGCCGATCGGGCCGGCTGGACGCTCGATGCAGGCTTCGCATTGAAAACCTTCGCATGGATGACCGGTTTCCTGGCACTCACCGCAGTATTCGGATACCTCGTGGCCGTGACGGTTTTCATTCCCGCGTTCCTGCTGGTGGTCGCAAGGGCCCGCCTCAAGGTCGCGGTCATCTATACAGGGGTGCTGTATGTCGTGCTCCTGGCGCTCCCCTCCCTGCTGCCGATCGACCTGCCGCAAGGCTGGCTCAACACCCTTGTCTAG